One window of the Pirellulales bacterium genome contains the following:
- a CDS encoding M42 family metallopeptidase: MDTAALEFFKKILETPSPSGYERPVQEVVRQYVGDFADRVTTDLHGNVIAVKNPDAKLRVMLAGHCDQIGMLVQHIDAEGFLYANTIGGWDPQQLVGQRMTVWTAGGPVPGVISRKAIHLLNEEERKQVVKLKDMWLDIGAKDKAEAEGIVSVGDPVTLQLGYQAMRNNFANAPAMDDKTGLWVCIEALRRASQKKLNVALYAVSTVQEEIGLRGAQTSAYGINPHVGIAVDVTHATDCPTVDKKQEGDVALGKGPVIYRGPNMNPRVVERLVEAAKASEIPYQLAASGRATGTDANTIQISRAGVAAGLVSIPNRYMHSAVEMISLDDIDRAADLLANFAAGLSESDDFTP, encoded by the coding sequence ATGGACACCGCGGCGCTCGAGTTCTTCAAAAAAATTCTGGAAACGCCCAGCCCTTCGGGATATGAGCGGCCGGTGCAGGAGGTGGTTCGCCAGTATGTCGGCGATTTTGCCGACCGGGTGACGACCGACCTGCACGGCAACGTGATCGCCGTGAAAAATCCTGACGCCAAGTTGCGGGTGATGCTGGCCGGGCACTGCGATCAGATTGGCATGCTGGTGCAGCACATCGACGCGGAAGGGTTTTTGTACGCCAACACCATCGGCGGGTGGGATCCGCAGCAGTTGGTCGGCCAGCGGATGACCGTGTGGACGGCCGGAGGGCCCGTGCCGGGAGTGATTTCGCGGAAGGCGATTCACTTGCTGAATGAAGAAGAACGCAAGCAAGTGGTCAAGCTGAAAGACATGTGGCTGGACATTGGCGCGAAAGACAAGGCCGAGGCGGAGGGAATTGTTTCCGTCGGCGACCCGGTCACGCTGCAGTTGGGTTATCAAGCGATGAGGAACAATTTCGCCAATGCGCCGGCCATGGACGACAAAACCGGTCTGTGGGTGTGCATCGAAGCGCTGCGGCGGGCGAGCCAAAAGAAATTGAACGTGGCTTTGTATGCGGTTTCCACGGTGCAGGAAGAAATTGGTTTGCGCGGGGCGCAAACCAGCGCGTACGGCATTAATCCGCACGTGGGCATTGCCGTCGACGTGACCCACGCCACGGATTGCCCGACGGTCGATAAAAAACAGGAAGGAGACGTGGCGCTGGGCAAGGGGCCGGTCATTTATCGCGGGCCGAACATGAATCCGCGCGTGGTGGAACGCCTGGTCGAAGCGGCCAAAGCCAGCGAAATTCCCTATCAACTGGCAGCCAGCGGCCGGGCCACGGGAACCGACGCCAACACCATTCAAATTAGCCGGGCGGGCGTGGCGGCAGGCTTGGTGAGCATTCCCAACCGCTACATGCACAGCGCGGTGGAAATGATTTCGCTCGACGACATTGACCGCGCGGCCGATTTATTGGCGAATTTTGCCGCGGGGCTGAGCGAGAGCGATGATTTTACGCCGTGA